In Kutzneria kofuensis, the DNA window AGGGTCATCGACCACACGCAGGACGATCTCCAGGCCGACCTCGACGACCTCAAGCCGATCCTGGCGAACCTCGTCGCCGCCGGCGACGCGTTGCCGAAGTCTCTCGACGTGGCGGGCACGCTGTTGTTTCCGCTGTCCACTTTCAAGAACAGCTTCCGCGGTGACTTCGTCAACGTGTACGCCACGATCGACCTGTCGTTGCAGGCGGCCGATCCGCTGCTCGCCCCGCTGGGCGGCCGTTGATGTTCAACCGACTGGTCCGCATCCAGCTCGCCGCGTTCTCGGCGCTGACGGTCTTCGCCGTGTCGGTGGTCGCCGTGGACTACCTCGACGTCACCGGTGGGAAGTACACCATCAGCGCGGACTTCGCGGACGCCTCGGGGCTGTATCAGGGCGCGGAGGTGACCTACCTCGGCGTGCGGGTCGGCAAGGTGACCTCGATGGACCTCGGCACCGACGCCGTGCGGGTTGCGATGTCGTTGGACGAACCCGTGCCGGCCGAACTGAAGGCCGAGATACACAGCACGTCCGCGATCGGTGAGCAGTACGTCGACCTGTCACCGGTCGGCGGCGAGGCCGGCAACGCCGTCGACGGAACCACGATCCCACTGGACCGCACCAAGCCGATGACGCCGACCGATGCACTTCTGTCCAGTGTGGACGCCCTCGCGAAGGCGGTGCCGACCGATCGGCTCCGGACCGTGCTGACCGAAGTGACCGCGGCGTTCCAGGGATCCCACAACGACATCCGGCGGCTGCTCGACCAGGCGTCCCTGCTCGTGCACGACGCCACGGTCGACGTCGGTCCCACCACCAGCCTGATCACCAAGCTCGGGCCGTTCCTCGACACCCAACACGACCTCGACGGCCAGATCCGTTCGTACACAAGGGATCTGGCGTCGTTCACCGACCAGCTCCGGCTCAGTGACGACGACCTCCGCCGGCTCGTCGACACCGTGCCGACATTCGACGACCAGCTGCTGGGCCTGCAGGACCGGCTCAGGCCGACGTTGCCCGTGCTGCTGGGCAACATGATCGCCACCGGCCAGGTCGTCCGCACCTACCTCCCGGGCGTCGAGCAGTTCCTCTCCGTCTACCCGGCCACGGTCGCGATCATCCAGAACATGCTGCTGCGGCACGGTGGCATCGCTGCCACGTTGCGGCTGAACATCAACGACCCACCGCCGTGCACCACCGGCTTCCTGCCCAACCCGCAGCGGCGGGATCCCAGCGACACCAGGGACATCGCCGCGCCCGACAACCTGTACTGCAAGGTCGCGCCGGCCGATCCCCGGGTGGTGCGGGGCGCGCGGAACACGCCGTGCCTGAACGCGCCCGGTCGACGCGGCGCGAGCCCCGAGCAATGCCGAGAACAGGAGCCCACATGGCAGAAGTTGCTGGTGAAGTAGTGCCCTGGCGGCGGCGGGTCCTGCCGGCCGCGGCCATGGTGCTCGCGGCCGCGCTCGTCGTCGCCGCGTCGCTGTTGCTGCTCAGGCTGAACGACGCCAACGCCGACGAGGACAGCCGCCAGTCGGCGCTCCAGGTCGCCCGGCAGGTCGCCGTCGACCTGACCACCGTCACCAAGGACACCGCGCAGCAGGACGTCGACCGGCTGCTGGACGTGGCGACCGGCTCGTTCAAGGACCAGTTCGCCCGGCAGGCGGACGTGTTCCGCAAGGTCGTGCAGCAGGCTTCCGTCACCTCCAAGGGGACCGTCGCCGAGGCCGGCGTGAGCAGCGTCGACGGCGACACGGTCACCGTGCTGGCGGCGGTGTCCGCGACGGTGCAGAACGCGGACGCGCCGGACGGGGAACAGCGCCAGTACCGGATGAAGATGCAACTGCACCACGAGGGAGACCGCTGGCTGGTCTCGGATCTGGAGTTCGTGCCGTGAGATTCGTGCAGTGTCGTTTTTTCAGGGGGATTGCCGCGGCTGCGGTCCTCGGCCTGGGCGCCGCCGTCTTCCTGCTGTACCAGCGGGTCGAGCAGGCGTCCGAAGTGGACGCCGCCCGGCAGTCGGCCGTCGACGCGGCGCGGACCCGGCTGCCGCAGCTGCTCTCGTACGACTTCCACACCCTGGACCGGGACCTCGCCGGTGCGCGGTCCGGCACCACCGGAACCTTCCGGGACCAGTTCGCCGAGCTGGCCACCAAGGTCGTCGCCCCGGCCGCGCAACAGCAGCAGATCGTCACCAGGACCACGGTCGCCGGCACCTCGGTGGTCAGCGCCGAGACGGATCGTGTTGTGCTGCTGGTGTTCCTCGACCAGGTCACGCAGACCAAGGCCGACCCGTCGGCACGGATCGACGGCGCCCGCGTGCGGGCTACCCTGCAGCGACAGGACGGTCAATGGCTGGTTTCCGAGCTGACGCCCGTGTAAGCAGCAGAAAGGCCAGCACGGCGGCGACCGCGACCGCGGTCATCACGACGCCCATCGACACCGCCGTGCTGGCCAGCGGCGCGGCCACGCCGCCGACGAGGAACTGCGCGGTGCCGAGCACCGCCGAGGCGTTGCCGGCCTTGTCCGGATGATCGTTCATCGCCAGCGCCGTGGCGTTCGGGAACACCACGCCGACGCTCGCCGCCAGCACGAACAGCGACGGCAGCACGCCGGGCAGCCCGAGACCGGTGAGCACCGACAGCAGCAACGCGACCGCGCCGAGCACCGTGCCGCCGAGGCCGGTGGCCAGCAGCGGACGCGGCGCGAACCGTCCCAGTAGCCAGCCGTTGAGCTGGCTGGCTCCCATGATCGCCAGGGAGTTCACGCCGAACACCAGGCTGAACAGCGGCGCGGACAGGCCGTAGGTGTCCTGGAGCACGAAGGACGAGCCCGAGATGTAGGCGAACAGCGCGGCAAACGACAGTGCGCACGACAGGGCGTAGCCGATGAAGACGCGGTCGACCAGGAGGGAGCCGATCGACAGGCTGCCCTTGTGGCGGCGTTCGCGCGGCAACGACTCCGCGAGCGTCAGCGTGGTGAGCACCAGCAGGAGCAGCCCGATCGCCGACAGGACGACAAAAACGCCGCGCCAGGTCGTCCAGTGCAGCACCACCGCGCCGAGCGCCGGCGCGACCACCGGGCCGAGGCTGTTCACCAGCATCAGCAGCGAGAAGAACTTCGCCAGCTCGCGACCCTCGAACAGGTCGCGCGCCACGGCCCGGGAGATCACGATGCCGGCCGCGCCGCCCATGCCCTGCACCAGCCGCAAGATCGTCAACGTGATGGCCGACGGCGCGACGATGCACGCCGCCGACGCGACGAGGTAGATCGCCAGCCCGACGAGCAGCGGCCCGCGCCGGCCCAGCCGGTCCGACAGCGGGCCGGCGATCAGCTGGCCGACCGCCAGGCCGATGGTGCACGCGGTCAGCGTCAGCTGGATGTCCGACGGCGCCGCCGTCAGCTCGCGCGCCATCGCCGGAAAGGCCGGCAGGTACATGTCGATGGACAGCGGCGCGAACGCCGACAGGCTGCCCAGCACGACCGCCAACCAGGCCGTTTTCGCCTTCGTCACAATTCGGCAGGATACGTCCCCCGAATGGGGTAGCGTCCGATCCATGATGGCCGTCACGTCGATGCTGCCCGCCCACGCGGACGCCGTGCTGGACATCTACCAGCTGGGCATCGACACAGGCCAGGCCACCTTCGCCAGGTCCGCGCCGAGCTGGTCGGAGTTCGACTCCGGGCACCTGCCGGGGCACCGTTTCGTCGCGGTGGACGGGGACCGCGTGCTCGGCTGGATCGCCTGCGCGCCGACGTCCAAGCGCGCGGTGTACGCGGGGGTCGTGGAGGAGAGCGTCTACGTCCATCCGGACGCCCACGGGCGCGGGGTCGGGCGGGCGCTGCTGAACAGCGTGATCGCCAGCACCGAGGCCGCCGGCATCTGGACGCTGCGGGCCGGCATCTTCCCGGAGAACACCGCCAGCCTCGGCCTGCACGAGAAGCTCGGCTTCCGGGTGGTCGGCGTCCTGGAACGGGTCGGCCGCTTCCACGACGGGCGGTGGCGCGACGTCGTGCTGCTGGAGCGGCGCAGCGCGGTCGTCTGACCGTCCGATGTGGATTGTCGTGCCGCGGGCATGACATCTGTCGTGGGTGCCGGGTGGTCGGCGGTGCCAGACTCGGCGCCATGCGAGCCAAGGGGATCAACTACGACACGGGATTCACGCCGGGCGGCAAGCAGAGCCGTCCCGTGTTCGACCCGGAGCAGGTGCGTCGCGAGCTGCGGCTGATCGCCGACGAACTGCACTGCACGGCCGTCCGGATCAGCGGCGCGGACCCGGCGCGGATCGCCGTGGCGGCGGAGTTCGCGGCCGAGGCGGGGCTGGAGGTGTGGTTCGCGCCGTTCCCGTGCGACCTGACGACGGCGGAGATGCTGGCGCTGTTCCTGGACTGCGCCGAGCGGGCCGAGGCGTTGCGTGCCGGCGGGGCCGAGGTGGTGCTGGTCCTCGGTTGCGAGATGAGCCTGTTCGCCAAGGGTTTCCTGCCCGGCGACGACGTGTACGCGCGCATCGAGGCCATCATGAGCGGCAACCCGGAGATATACGCCGCCTTCGCGAGCGCGCCGGCCGAGATCACGGCGTTCCTGACCACGACGGTGGCCGAGGTGCGGGAGCGGTTCGGCGGCAAGATCACCTACGCGGCCGGGCCGTGGGAGGAGATCGACTGGACGCCGTTCGACATCGTGTCCGTGGATGCCTACCGGGACAAGGACAACGCCGCCACCTACCGTGACCAGCTCGCCTCGCTGTCCCGGCACGGCAAGCCGGTCGTGGCCACCGAGTTCGGCTGCTGCACGTACGTCGGGGCAAGCGAGCGCGGCGGCACCGGCTGGATGATCGTCGATGACAAGGCCGACCCGCCGCGGCTCGACGGCGACTACGTGCGTGACGAGCAGGAGCAGGTGCGCTACCTGCGGGACCTGCTGCCGATCTTCGAGGAACTGGGGCTGGACGGGGCCTTCTGGTTCACCTTCGCCTCGTACAACGCGCCGCACGTCGCCGATCCGCGGTACGACCTGGACATGGCCGGGTACGGAGTGGTGAAGCTGACCGACGAGGGGCTGGTGCCCAAGGCCGTGTTCGGCGCGCTGGCCGAGGCGTACCGCTGAATCCTTCGGCCGGCGCCGAAGTGTTGCGGCACTACGGTTTCCGTATGGATCTGGAACTGCCTGTGCCGCAGCCCGCGCCGACCGTCGCCTGGCTGCGGGCGATGGTCGCCCGGTTCAGCTCCGGCTCCGACCACCAGCGCCGCCGGGCCCTCGCCGTCGCCGAACTCGCCAAGATCGACCCGGCCGAGCTGCGGCAGCTGGCCGCGGAGACCACGTGCAGCGGGGCGGAGGTTCTGGCGCGGGCCATGGGGGTCGAGGTCGGTGCCGCCGTGGCCGAGGCCGCCCGTGCCTACCACCCGCACACCATCGCCGACGAGGCCGCCGACCGTGCTGTGGCCCGCCTGGTCGACGCCTTCGGCGGCGTCACCGACGAGTTGACCGCCGCGCGGATCAGCCTGCTGGTGCAGAGCTGTGACGCCACTGCCGCTCTCGTTGCCAACGCCCGCAACTATTCCAGTGTCGAGGAGACGTTGCTGGTCGATCCACCCCTTCGCTCGACCCGCCGCGTCCGTGACGGCGAAGTCGTCATGGTCAGTCTCGACGGGCATCCTTTCGGGGCCGGCACGCACGAATGCCCCGGCCGGGAGCACGCGATCGCGCTGGCCGAGGGCATTCTGGCGCGCGCCGAATAGCAGCAGCGCCGGTTACTTCTTGCCCAGCAGCGTGCCGACGTCACCCAGCAACCCTCCCACCACAGCGTCGAGCACGTTCGGCGGCGTGGTCGTCGTGGTCGTGGGCGGCGGCGTGCTGGTTGTCGGTGTGCCGGGCGGAGGGGCGGACGTTGTGGTGGTCGGGGGTGGGGTTGCGGTGGCGGCGGTCGCCGGGACGGCGGGAATGCTGGTCACACCGCCGGAGTAGGTGGTGATCCACTGGAACACCTCGGCCAGGTAGGCGCCGTCGTGGTTGTAGCTGAGGACGGCGTTCACGAGGTCGCCGTTCAGCGACAGGTCACGGCCGTCGGCGCAGAGGTAGTCGGCGGCGGAAGCGGTGGCGTCCCAGACGTTCTGGGGATCGGCGGCGCCGTCGTGGTTCTCGTCGACGCCCCACTTGGCCCACGTGGAGGGCAGGAACTGCATGGGGCCGACGGCGTGGTCGCCGTCGGAGAGCTCGGGGCCGAAGATGGGCTCGGTGACGGTGCCGCGGTCGTCGACCTGGCCGCCGCGGGCGTGGTTGGACTCGACCTTGCCGATGCCGGCGAGCACCTGCCACCGCAGGTGACACGAGGGGACGCGGCCGGCGGCGTGCTGGTAGGCGGCCAGCAGCACGGCGGGGATGCGGTTGTCGGTGACGGTCGCGACGGTCTTGAACGGGACGACGTGATCCGGCCGGACCACCTGCACGTCGGGCCGCTTGTGCGGGGCGGCGGGGGAACCGCCGGGCGGCACAACGTGATCGGGCACGGTCGAAGTGGCCGGCTGGGCTTCGACCACGGCGGGCGGGGTCGTGCTGGCCACGCAGGTGACGGCCAGCACTCCGGCGAGCGCGACCAGACCGGTCGAGGCACGGCGGGACAAGGGGGACTCCAATCAGGGGAGGAGAGGACCGTGGCCCGGCGGGACGACGGGCCGGGCCACGGTGGGTCGACACAACTCAGAACAGGCGGCCGACCGCCTGCGAGACGGACTGC includes these proteins:
- a CDS encoding MCE family protein, translating into MFNRLVRIQLAAFSALTVFAVSVVAVDYLDVTGGKYTISADFADASGLYQGAEVTYLGVRVGKVTSMDLGTDAVRVAMSLDEPVPAELKAEIHSTSAIGEQYVDLSPVGGEAGNAVDGTTIPLDRTKPMTPTDALLSSVDALAKAVPTDRLRTVLTEVTAAFQGSHNDIRRLLDQASLLVHDATVDVGPTTSLITKLGPFLDTQHDLDGQIRSYTRDLASFTDQLRLSDDDLRRLVDTVPTFDDQLLGLQDRLRPTLPVLLGNMIATGQVVRTYLPGVEQFLSVYPATVAIIQNMLLRHGGIAATLRLNINDPPPCTTGFLPNPQRRDPSDTRDIAAPDNLYCKVAPADPRVVRGARNTPCLNAPGRRGASPEQCREQEPTWQKLLVK
- a CDS encoding mammalian cell entry protein, yielding MAEVAGEVVPWRRRVLPAAAMVLAAALVVAASLLLLRLNDANADEDSRQSALQVARQVAVDLTTVTKDTAQQDVDRLLDVATGSFKDQFARQADVFRKVVQQASVTSKGTVAEAGVSSVDGDTVTVLAAVSATVQNADAPDGEQRQYRMKMQLHHEGDRWLVSDLEFVP
- a CDS encoding multidrug effflux MFS transporter codes for the protein MTKAKTAWLAVVLGSLSAFAPLSIDMYLPAFPAMARELTAAPSDIQLTLTACTIGLAVGQLIAGPLSDRLGRRGPLLVGLAIYLVASAACIVAPSAITLTILRLVQGMGGAAGIVISRAVARDLFEGRELAKFFSLLMLVNSLGPVVAPALGAVVLHWTTWRGVFVVLSAIGLLLLVLTTLTLAESLPRERRHKGSLSIGSLLVDRVFIGYALSCALSFAALFAYISGSSFVLQDTYGLSAPLFSLVFGVNSLAIMGASQLNGWLLGRFAPRPLLATGLGGTVLGAVALLLSVLTGLGLPGVLPSLFVLAASVGVVFPNATALAMNDHPDKAGNASAVLGTAQFLVGGVAAPLASTAVSMGVVMTAVAVAAVLAFLLLTRASARKPAIDRPVAAG
- a CDS encoding GNAT family N-acetyltransferase, which encodes MMAVTSMLPAHADAVLDIYQLGIDTGQATFARSAPSWSEFDSGHLPGHRFVAVDGDRVLGWIACAPTSKRAVYAGVVEESVYVHPDAHGRGVGRALLNSVIASTEAAGIWTLRAGIFPENTASLGLHEKLGFRVVGVLERVGRFHDGRWRDVVLLERRSAVV
- a CDS encoding lytic transglycosylase domain-containing protein gives rise to the protein MSRRASTGLVALAGVLAVTCVASTTPPAVVEAQPATSTVPDHVVPPGGSPAAPHKRPDVQVVRPDHVVPFKTVATVTDNRIPAVLLAAYQHAAGRVPSCHLRWQVLAGIGKVESNHARGGQVDDRGTVTEPIFGPELSDGDHAVGPMQFLPSTWAKWGVDENHDGAADPQNVWDATASAADYLCADGRDLSLNGDLVNAVLSYNHDGAYLAEVFQWITTYSGGVTSIPAVPATAATATPPPTTTTSAPPPGTPTTSTPPPTTTTTTPPNVLDAVVGGLLGDVGTLLGKK